The segment CGCCTCGAAGCGGCCCGGTGGCGGCGCATAGGTGGTCTTGGCGAAGGTCACGCGATCGATCATCGAGCCGCCGCCCTGATAGGGAGGCATCGCGTCGAGCAGCTCGTAACGGCCCCACAGCACGCCGATGCCGGTCGGGCCGTAGAGCTTGTGGCCGGAGAAGACGTAGAAGTCGCAGCCGAGCTCGGCGACGTTCACCGGCAGCCGGGCCACCGCCTGGCAGCCGTCGATCAGGATCTTGGCGCCGACATTGTGCGCCAGATCGGTCGCGCGGCGGACGTCGAGCACCGAGCCGAGCACGTTCGAGACATGGGCGAGCGCGACCAGCTTGTGCCGATCGGTCAGCATCGCCGCCATCGCATCGAGGTCGATGCGATGATCTTCGGTGAGCGGCACCACGTCGATCTGCGCGCCGATCTTCTCGGCCGCCATCTGCCACGGCACGATGTTCGAGTGGTGCTCGAGCGCCGAGAGCAGGATGCGATCGCCGGCCTTGAGCTGGGTGGCGGCATAGCATTGCGCGACGAGGTTGATCCCCTCGGTCGCGCCGCGGACGAACACCACTTCTTGCGCCTCGCCGCCGATGAACTTGGCCACGCGTTCGCGCGCCGCCTCGAAGGCGAGCGTCATGTCGGCCGAACGCTGGTACACACCGCGATGGACGGTGGCATAGGTCTCGCCATAGCCGCGCGCGATCGCATCGAGCACCGGGCGCGGCTTTTGCGAGGTCGCGGCGGTGTCGAGATAGGCCCAGCCGGCGGGGATCGCGGGGAAGTCCGCGAGAACGTCGAGCGGGGCACCCTGATCCTCCCCGGCACGGGGAGGGGGACCGCCGGCGAAGCCGGTGGTGGAGGGGAGGCTCGACCCGGCGATGGACTCGTGGAGGTCCCCCTCCACCACGTCGCTGCGCGACGCGGTCCCCCTCCCCGTGCCGGGGAGGATCTGATCGGTATCGCTCACAGCGCCGCCTCCAGCCACGTCGCCGCATCCGTCGCGAACGCCTCACGCACCGGCTCCTCGCCGATCCGCGCCAGCGCATCCGCCACGAAGGCGTGGGTCAGCAGCGCCTTGGCCTGCGACTCCTCGATGCCCCGGCTCTGCAGATAGAAGAGCGCGTTGCGATCGAGCTCGCCGACCGTGGCGCCATGCGCGCACTTCACGTCGTCGGCGAAGATTTCGAGTTCGGGCTTGAGGTTCACCGTCGCGGTGCGCTGGAGCAGCAACCCGCGCAACGACTGTTCGCCGTCGGTCTGCTGCGCGCCGCGCGCCACTTCCACCCGCGCGGCGAGGCTCGCCACCGACTGGTCTGCCGCGACCGCGCGCCAGATCTGGCGCGAGCTGCCCTCGATCTGCTCGTGGCGCACCGCGACCGCTGCTTCCTGCCGCTGCGTTCCGCTGGTGAGCAGCGCGCCGCCCATCTCGGCGAACGCGCCCTTGCCGGTGAGCGTCAGCGCGCCGTCGATCCGGCTGCCCATGCCGCCGGCGCCGAGGAAGATCGAGACGAGGCTCGCCGCCTCGCCGATTTCCGCCTCGTCACGGATCGAAACGAAGCCGCCGGTCTGGACCAGCCGCACCGAGCGCATCAGCCGCGCGCCCTTGCCGAGCGCGATCGCGGTCAGCCGGTTCGCCCAGCCGGTGCCGGCGAAGGTCTCGACTACGGACGCCACGGCATCATCGGCGAGCAGGATGCGCGCGGGTACATGGTTCTCGCCGCCGGTGCCGATGTGGACGATCTGGATGCAGGTCGCGGCATGCTCCGGGCCGAGATGCAGCGCCCAGCCCTCGCCCACGGCAAGGCTGCCGAGCGGGTGATCGGTCGCGGCGATCTGGCGGGTGACTTCCACCGGGCCCGGACGGCTATGCGCAGGCTCGAACACGCCGTCGACGAAGCACAGGCGCGGGCCCTCGATGTCGAGGAACAGGCTTGCCGCATCGACGCCCGCCGGCGCCTGCGGGCTCTCGGCCGCGGCGCGCAGCGTGTCCATGTCGGACCAGCGCCATGCCTCCGCCTTCTTCGTCGGGAGATCGAGCATTGTCACGCCGCCAGCGCTCCATAGCCTTCGCGCTCCAGCTCCAGCGCGAGTTCGGGCCCGCCCGAGCGGACGATGCGGCCGCCTGCCAGCACATGGACGAAGTCTGGCTGCACATAGTCGAGCAGGCGCTGATAATGGGTGATCAGCAGCACCGCCTTGTCGGGCGCACGCATGATGCGGTTGATGCCCTCGCCCACGGCCTTCAGCGCGTCGATGTCGAGGCCGGAGTCGGTCTCGTCGAGGATCGCGAGCTTGGGGTTAAGGATCCCCATCTGCACCATCTCGTTGCGCTTCTTCTCGCCACCCGAGAAGCCGACATTGACCGGCCGCTTGAGCATCTCCGCATCCATGCCGAGCGCTGCCGCCTGGGCACGCGCCAGCTTGAGGAACTCGGCGCCCGAGAGCGGGGCTTCGCCGCGATTGCGGCGCTGGGCGTTGGCCGCCTCGCGCAGGAACTGGACGTTGGACACGCCGGGGATCTCGACCGGATATTGGAAGCCGAGGAACAGACCGACTGCGGCCCGCTCATGCGGGGCCAGCTCCAGCAGATCCTGCCCGTCGAAATCAACACTGCCGCTGGTCGCCTCATAGCCATTACGACCGCCGAGGACGTACCCGAGCGTCGACTTGCCGGCGCCGTTGGGCCCCATGATCGCGTGCACTTCGCCCGCGTTCAGCGACAGGGTCAGGCCCTTGAGGATTTCCTTGCCGTCGACTTCGGCGTGCAGGTTCTGGATGTTCAGCATGGGGTTCAGATCGCCACGGTCACGAGAGAGAGGGTGTTGGGCTTGACGCCCGCGTCATAGGCATCGACCAGCGTGCCGCCGGGCAGCTTCCACATGATCTTGTACTGTTTGGGCGCAGTGACGCTGGCCTTGATGTCGGCTTCGATCGCGTCGAGCACCGGGGTCAGCTTGCGCCACGCGCTCGGCTGGTAGGGCCGATCGTTGAGCAGCAGGCGGCCGGCCTGGAAGTCGGAATCGAGGAAGTCACGGCACTGCTTGATCGCGCCGTCGACCTTGGCAGCGCGCGCACCCGCGTCGGCCGGCGCGGTGCCGATCGCGCGGACGATGCAGCGCGCATGGTTGGTCGCCGCGCCGAACTGGGCCGCGCTGTCGATCGCGACGCCGCCCTGAAGGGCGAAGGCTGCGGCAAGAAGGGCGTTCAACATGCACGATACTCCTGCAGGCCCGGAACGCGGCCCTGCGTCGTCACTACATCAGCCGACATGAGCGCAGGCTGAGCGGGGGCAGCGGGGCGGCTCACCCCACTGATCCTTCGAGCGAGATGCCGAGCAGCTTCTGCGCCTCGACCGCGAACTCCATCGGCAACTGCTGCAGCACTTCGCGCGCGAAGCCGTTGACGATCAGCGCCACCGCAGCTTCCTGATCCAGCCCGCGCTGCAACGCGTAGAACAGCTGATCGTCGCTGATCTTGCTGGTGGTTGCCTCATGCTCGATCTGCGCACTGGGGTTCTTCACCTCGATATAGGGCACGGTGTGCGCGCCGCACTGGTCGCCGAGCAGCAGCGAGTCGCACTGGGTGAAGTTGCGGACATTCTCCGCGCTCGCCGCGACGCGAACCAGGCCGCGATAGGTGTTGTCGCTGCGCCCCGCCGAGATGCCCTTCGATACGATGGTCGAGCGGCTGCCCTTGCCCAGATGGATCATCTTGGTGCCGGTATCGGCCTGCTGGCGATTGTTGGTCACCGCCACCGAGTAAAATTCGCCGACGCTGTTCTCGCCCGCCAGCACGCAGCTGGGGTATTTCCAGGTCACGGCCGAGCCGGTTTCGACCTGGGTCCAGCTCACCTTCGAGTTACGGCCCTGGCACAGCGCCCGCTTGGTGACGAAATTGTAGATGCCGCCGACACCGTTCTCATCGCCCGGATACCAGTTCTGGACGGTCGAATATTTGATCTCGGCATCGTCTAGCGCAACCAGTTCCACGACGGCGGCGTGCAGCTGATTCTCGTCGCGCATCGGCGCGGTGCAGCCTTCGAGATAGGAGACGTACGCGCCCTTGTCGGCGACGATCAGCGTGCGCTCGAACTGGCCGGTATTCTCCGCATTGATGCGGAAATAGGTGGAGAGCTCCATCGGGCAGCGCACGCCCTCCGGCACATAGACGAAGGTACCGTCGGAGAAGACCGCGCTGTTGAGCGTGGCGAAATAATTGTCGCGCTGCGGCACCACCTTGCCGAGCCATTTCTGGACCAGCTCGGGATATTCGCGGATCGCCTCGCTGATCGACAGGAAGATGACGCCCGCTGCCTTCAGCTCGGCGCGGAAGGTCGTGGCGACCGACACGCTGTCGAACACCGCATCGACTGCGATCTTGCGCGCGCCCTCGACGCCGGCGAGCACCTTCTGCTCCTCGATCGGAATGCCGAGCTTCTCGTACGTCCGGCGGATTTCCGGATCGAGCTCGTCGAGGCTGGTGATCGTCTTCTTCTGCTTCGGCTCGGCGTAGTAATACGCGTCCTGATAGTCGATCGGCGGCACGTCGAGCTTGGCCCAGTCCGGCGCCTCCAGCGTCTGCCACAGGCGGAAGGCCTTCAAGCGCCAGTCGAGCATCCATTCGGGCTCATTCTTCTTCGCCGAGATGTAGCGGACGGTATCCTCGCTCAGCCCCTTGGGCGCGAACTCCTGTTCGACGTCCGAGGCGAAGCCCCATTCATACTTCTTGTTCGCGGCGGCGAGCGCCTCGGCATTCTTGGTGGCCATCAGAAAGATACCTGGCTTTCCCCGGCGAGCACCGGAGAAGGAGAAGAAAGGTCGGAAGCGGAAGGCGCGAGCCCATGCACCGGTAGGGCGGCGCTCGCAAGCGCCGGCGGGCTGCTGAGACTGGCAAGGCTGACCTGCGCGAGCGCCGAGCGGACCGCATCACTCACCACGCCCCAATGCGGCTTTACCCGACAATTGCCCTCAACGGCGCAATCATGCCGCGCCGTATCGACACAAGTGGTGAGCGCGATCGGCCCCTCAATCGCCTCGACGATGTCCGCGAGACTGATCGCTGCAGGGGGGCGGGCGAGTCGGAAACCGCCACCGGTACCGCGCGCGCTTTCTATCAAGCCGGCGGCGGAAAGCTTGCTCACCAGCTTCTGCACGGTAGGCAGCGGCAATCCCGTTTCGGTGGAAAGCAGCGTCGCGTTGAGCCGGCACGACGCACCGCACTGACGCGCGGCAGCGGCCAGCATCACCACGGCATAGTCGGCAAGGCTCGAAAGACGCATCGACTCCCAATCGGACAAAGTTGATCCGATTGGGCATGTGGGCCTAGCGGTCGCCGAGGTCAACCGTCTCTGGGATCACGTCAGGGAGAAAGTGGAACTTCTCGTTCTCGAGCGTGGCGGCCAGCACCGGATCGATGCCGTCGCGCAGCAGGCCGGGCGTCTGACCGGTGAAATGCTTGATCTCGTTGATCATGTGCGACTGATCGGCGAAGGGCGCCATCACCTCGTCGAGCGGCGCGCCCTGGTGGATGCGCATCGCGGCGCCGATCGCGCGGAACTTTCGCCGCAGATGGTTGGGGGGACCGGCATAATATTCCTTGCACAGCCGCTGCACCTGGCGCTGGCCCATGCCGGTTTCGGCTTCCATGGCGTCGTACAGCGCATCGATCGTCGGATCGCCCGAGGCCGCCCATTCGCGGACGATGCGGAGGAAGGCGACATGCGCCTTGGGTACACGTCGCGCGGAGTCGATCCGGCGGAGCAGGAAGGGTTCGACCGCGGCAACCATCTCCTCCAGCGTGCCGAGGTCGCGGAGCTGCGCGTGCAGCGCGTGGACCTCCGCCCCGAAGATCTCGCCCCCGTCCACCAGCCGGTCCGCCACGAGATTCGCCGGGCGGCCGACCAACGTGCGCCAGCCGATACCCCGCAAGGAGATGCCGAAGCAGCGGAAGGGCCCTTGGATACGGTAGGTCCAGTGCGCGGTACCGGGGCCGTTGACCACCACCGGCAGCGTTGTCTCGCCGTGCCCGTTCGGGAAATGGACCATGCCCTCCCCCTCCAGGAAAAAGCGCCACTGGCCAAGATCGACGCGCTCGACCCCCTCGATGCACGGCGCATCGATATGCGCGAGATAGAAGCTTTCGACGTGCGGTATCAGCCGGCCCGCAGACGGCTGAAAGCGAATATTCAATGGCGGGCGTGCCCCCGCGCTACCGCGCGCGGCTAGTGCAAGCTGGCCCTCCTCGTCGCCCCGCATGCGAAGCTGTTCCCCCGTGCTTCGGTTCGTCGCACATCTGGAGCATGGCGGCGCGGAAAGCGCAACGGAAAAGAGGCCCGGCCGGTTGCCCGGCCGGGCCCAAAGGAAAGGGTTCCCCCCGTTAAGCGGAACCCCTCGGGTCGCAGGGATGCTCTACCCGATTCGGGAGGCCCGGTATTGTACGGAATCGACATTCCGGCCTTTGACGACGTTTGCCTTGCAATGCATGAGGGCAGGCATGGGCAAGATTCTTCGAAAAGCAGTCTTTTCGCTCGACGCCGAACAGGCGCACCGCGCCGCGATTCGCGCGCTTTCGGTTTGGGGCAAGGCAGGCACGCCGTTTGCCCGCGGCCCCGAACGCGGCAATCCCGTGACGATCGCCGGCCTGACGTTTCCGAACGTGGTCGGCGTCGCCGCCGGGCTCGACAAGGATGCCGAAGCGATTTCGGGCCTGTTCGGGCTGGGGTTCGGTGCGGTCGAGGTCGGCACACTCACGCCGAAGCCGCAGCCTGGCAACCCCCGTCCCCGCCTGTTCCGGCTTCCCAAAGACGAGGCCGTCATCAATCGCATGGGCTTCAACAATGGCGGCATCGACGCAGCGCTCGCGCGCATCGCGGGACTGCGATGGGCGCCGGGCGTGCTCGGGATCAATGTCGGCGCCAACAAGGATTCAAGCGATCGGGTCGCCGACTATGCTATCGGCGTGCGCAAGGCCGCGCCGCATGCGGACTATGTCACCATCAATGTCAGTTCGCCCAACACACCCGGCTTGCGCGACCTGCAGTCCCGGCCCGCGCTCGACGAGCTGCTGGCGGCGGCGCACGCGGCGCGCGGCAGCACCCCCCTGTTTCTCAAAATCGCGCCCGATCTGGATCGGGCCGGGCTGGAGGGCGTGGTCCGGGCGGCGATCGACCATCATGTCGACGCGCTGATCGTATCCAACACGACCATTTCGCGCCCGCCGCTTGCGTCGGAGCGCGCGAACGAGGCCGGCGGGCTGTCGGGCAAGCCGCTCAAGGATCTGGCCCGCGCCAAGCTCCTTGAAACTCGCGCGATTTCCGGGGGACAGTTGCCTCTGATTTCCGCGGGCGGCATCGACGGGCCGGACGAGGCCAAGCGCCGCATCGACGCGGGCGCGGTGCTGGTGCAGGTCTATTCGGCCCTGGTCTATCATGGGCCCGGTCTGGCACGCAGCATCGCCAGGGCATTCGCCTGACCGCTTGCCTCACGGGCAAAGCGCGTTACGCCTAACGCCATGAAGAAAATGGTCGCGCTGCTCCTCCTGCTGTTCACGCCGCTGCTCGCCCATGCCCAAGGCATGGTAAGCGCCGCTGATCCCCGCGCGGCGGCGGCGGGCGTCGAGATCCTGCGCGCGGGCGGCAGCGCCACCGACGCGGCGATCTCGACGATGCTGGCGCTCGGCGTGGTCGAGCCGCAGAGTTCGGGGCTCGGCGGCGGCAGCTTCCTGGTGCTCTACGACGCAAAGACCAAGACGATGACCACGGTGGACGGCCGCGAGACCGCGCCGATGGCCGCCGACGATCATTGGTTCTACGATGCCGCCGGCAAGCCGCTCAGCCATTTCGCCGCAGTGCCCGGCGGGCGCAGCGTCGGCGTGCCGGGTGCGGTGCGGGCAATGGCGCTGGCGCATCGCCAGTCGGGCAAGCTGCTCTGGGCCAAGCTGTTCGCCCCGGCCATCCGCCTTGCGCGCGACGGTTTCGTGCTCAGCCCGCGGATGAACAATTCGCTTACCCAGTTCTCGGGTCATGTCGATCCGGCCTATCGCGCGCTGTTCTTCGGTGCCGACGGCAAGCCACTGCCGGCGGGTACAACGGTGCGCAATCCAGACCAGGCCGCGCTGCTCGAGCGCATCGCGAGCCAGGGCCCCGACAGCTTCTATGTCGGCCCGCAGGCGGCCAAGCTCGTTGCGGCGGTGAACGGCGCGGCGCGCAATCCGTCGCAGATGACCACCGGCGACCTCGCCGCCTATGACGCCAAGGCCCGGCCGGTGCTGTGCGGGCGCTATCGCGGCCACAAGGTGTGTTCAATGGGCCCGCCCTCCTCGGGCGGCATCACCGTGCTGATGATCCTGGCGCAGCTCGAACGCTTCGACATGGGGCGTCTCGGCAAGGACTCGGCCAAGGCCTGGCACCTGTTCGCTGAAAGCTCGCGGCTCGCTTATGCCGATCGCGACCTGTATCTCGGCGATCCGGACTTCGTGTCGGTGCCGCAGAAGGGGCTGCTCGACCGCCGCTATATCGCCAGCCGGTCGAAATTGATCGATCCCGCCAGCACGATGACCCGCATCGCCGCCGGTACGCCGCCGGGCGCGCCGAAGCGGGTATCGGCCAAGGTGCAGGAAGTCGCCGGCACTACCGACCTGGCGGTGACCGACGGCGCGGGCAATGTCGTGGAAGTGACCACCACCGTGGAAGGTCCGTTCGGATCGGGGCTGACGGTCGACGGCATGATCCTCAACAACCAGCTGACCGATTTCGACATCGTGCCGGTGAAGGACGGGTATCTCGTCGCCAACCGGGTCGAGGGCGGCAAGCGGCCGCGCAGCTCGATGGCGCCGACGATGGTGTTCGGGCCGGACGGCAAGGTGCGCCTCGCAGTCGGCGCGGCGGGCGGGTCGACGATCATCGCGCAGGTGGCGAAGGCGATCGTCGGCGTGGTCGACTGGAAGCTTTCCGCGCAGGATGCGATCGGCCTGGGGCTACTCTATGCGCCGGGCAAGACCGCCACCGCCGAGCAGGGCACCCAGTTCGATGCGATGCTGCCGGCGCTGCGCGCGCTGGGCGAGGACGTCCGCGCCGCGCCGATGGGCCTCAAGGCCAATGCAATCGAGCGCGTCGACGGCCGCTGGGTCGGTGCCGCCGATCCGCGCAGCGAAGGCGTGGCGATGGATCAGGACGGCACGGTAACGGTTATACAGCGGGTGGGCGCCAAGCCCAACCGCCCGTCGGAATGACGCGGGACGCACGCAGGTAACAGGCGGCGCCCGCTGGGGAGAGAGAATGCGCAAGCTCGAACGTTTCGATAATCTGGTGGCGATGTTCTTTCGGCGGGCCGAGGAGAAGGGCGACGCGCCGTTCCTCTGGCACAAAGCCGGCGGCATCTGGCATCCGACCAGCTGGGCGGAAGCGGCGCGGCAGGTGGCGAGCCTCGCCACCGCGCTCAAGGCGCTGGGCCTGAAGCCTGGCGACCGGGTGATGCTGGTCAGCGAGAACCGCCCCGAATTCTGCATCAGCGATCTCGCGATCATGGCCGTGGGCTGCGTCACCGTCCCCACCTACACCACCAATACCGAGCGCGATCACCAGCATATCCTGGAAAACAGCGGCGC is part of the Sphingomonas sp. genome and harbors:
- a CDS encoding cysteine desulfurase, with protein sequence MPAGWAYLDTAATSQKPRPVLDAIARGYGETYATVHRGVYQRSADMTLAFEAARERVAKFIGGEAQEVVFVRGATEGINLVAQCYAATQLKAGDRILLSALEHHSNIVPWQMAAEKIGAQIDVVPLTEDHRIDLDAMAAMLTDRHKLVALAHVSNVLGSVLDVRRATDLAHNVGAKILIDGCQAVARLPVNVAELGCDFYVFSGHKLYGPTGIGVLWGRYELLDAMPPYQGGGSMIDRVTFAKTTYAPPPGRFEAGTPHIVGVTGLHAAIDYVDGIGLDRIHAHETALVTETRAALAGINSVRLYGPADSAGIVSFAVEGVHPHDVATILDEGNVAIRAGHHCAQPLMELLEVPATARASFGVYNGPADVAALVKGIERVTRIFG
- a CDS encoding SufD family Fe-S cluster assembly protein; translation: MLDLPTKKAEAWRWSDMDTLRAAAESPQAPAGVDAASLFLDIEGPRLCFVDGVFEPAHSRPGPVEVTRQIAATDHPLGSLAVGEGWALHLGPEHAATCIQIVHIGTGGENHVPARILLADDAVASVVETFAGTGWANRLTAIALGKGARLMRSVRLVQTGGFVSIRDEAEIGEAASLVSIFLGAGGMGSRIDGALTLTGKGAFAEMGGALLTSGTQRQEAAVAVRHEQIEGSSRQIWRAVAADQSVASLAARVEVARGAQQTDGEQSLRGLLLQRTATVNLKPELEIFADDVKCAHGATVGELDRNALFYLQSRGIEESQAKALLTHAFVADALARIGEEPVREAFATDAATWLEAAL
- the sufC gene encoding Fe-S cluster assembly ATPase SufC encodes the protein MLNIQNLHAEVDGKEILKGLTLSLNAGEVHAIMGPNGAGKSTLGYVLGGRNGYEATSGSVDFDGQDLLELAPHERAAVGLFLGFQYPVEIPGVSNVQFLREAANAQRRNRGEAPLSGAEFLKLARAQAAALGMDAEMLKRPVNVGFSGGEKKRNEMVQMGILNPKLAILDETDSGLDIDALKAVGEGINRIMRAPDKAVLLITHYQRLLDYVQPDFVHVLAGGRIVRSGGPELALELEREGYGALAA
- the sufB gene encoding Fe-S cluster assembly protein SufB gives rise to the protein MATKNAEALAAANKKYEWGFASDVEQEFAPKGLSEDTVRYISAKKNEPEWMLDWRLKAFRLWQTLEAPDWAKLDVPPIDYQDAYYYAEPKQKKTITSLDELDPEIRRTYEKLGIPIEEQKVLAGVEGARKIAVDAVFDSVSVATTFRAELKAAGVIFLSISEAIREYPELVQKWLGKVVPQRDNYFATLNSAVFSDGTFVYVPEGVRCPMELSTYFRINAENTGQFERTLIVADKGAYVSYLEGCTAPMRDENQLHAAVVELVALDDAEIKYSTVQNWYPGDENGVGGIYNFVTKRALCQGRNSKVSWTQVETGSAVTWKYPSCVLAGENSVGEFYSVAVTNNRQQADTGTKMIHLGKGSRSTIVSKGISAGRSDNTYRGLVRVAASAENVRNFTQCDSLLLGDQCGAHTVPYIEVKNPSAQIEHEATTSKISDDQLFYALQRGLDQEAAVALIVNGFAREVLQQLPMEFAVEAQKLLGISLEGSVG
- a CDS encoding SUF system Fe-S cluster assembly regulator, coding for MRLSSLADYAVVMLAAAARQCGASCRLNATLLSTETGLPLPTVQKLVSKLSAAGLIESARGTGGGFRLARPPAAISLADIVEAIEGPIALTTCVDTARHDCAVEGNCRVKPHWGVVSDAVRSALAQVSLASLSSPPALASAALPVHGLAPSASDLSSPSPVLAGESQVSF
- a CDS encoding helix-turn-helix domain-containing protein, whose protein sequence is MNIRFQPSAGRLIPHVESFYLAHIDAPCIEGVERVDLGQWRFFLEGEGMVHFPNGHGETTLPVVVNGPGTAHWTYRIQGPFRCFGISLRGIGWRTLVGRPANLVADRLVDGGEIFGAEVHALHAQLRDLGTLEEMVAAVEPFLLRRIDSARRVPKAHVAFLRIVREWAASGDPTIDALYDAMEAETGMGQRQVQRLCKEYYAGPPNHLRRKFRAIGAAMRIHQGAPLDEVMAPFADQSHMINEIKHFTGQTPGLLRDGIDPVLAATLENEKFHFLPDVIPETVDLGDR
- a CDS encoding quinone-dependent dihydroorotate dehydrogenase, with amino-acid sequence MRAGMGKILRKAVFSLDAEQAHRAAIRALSVWGKAGTPFARGPERGNPVTIAGLTFPNVVGVAAGLDKDAEAISGLFGLGFGAVEVGTLTPKPQPGNPRPRLFRLPKDEAVINRMGFNNGGIDAALARIAGLRWAPGVLGINVGANKDSSDRVADYAIGVRKAAPHADYVTINVSSPNTPGLRDLQSRPALDELLAAAHAARGSTPLFLKIAPDLDRAGLEGVVRAAIDHHVDALIVSNTTISRPPLASERANEAGGLSGKPLKDLARAKLLETRAISGGQLPLISAGGIDGPDEAKRRIDAGAVLVQVYSALVYHGPGLARSIARAFA
- the ggt gene encoding gamma-glutamyltransferase; translation: MKKMVALLLLLFTPLLAHAQGMVSAADPRAAAAGVEILRAGGSATDAAISTMLALGVVEPQSSGLGGGSFLVLYDAKTKTMTTVDGRETAPMAADDHWFYDAAGKPLSHFAAVPGGRSVGVPGAVRAMALAHRQSGKLLWAKLFAPAIRLARDGFVLSPRMNNSLTQFSGHVDPAYRALFFGADGKPLPAGTTVRNPDQAALLERIASQGPDSFYVGPQAAKLVAAVNGAARNPSQMTTGDLAAYDAKARPVLCGRYRGHKVCSMGPPSSGGITVLMILAQLERFDMGRLGKDSAKAWHLFAESSRLAYADRDLYLGDPDFVSVPQKGLLDRRYIASRSKLIDPASTMTRIAAGTPPGAPKRVSAKVQEVAGTTDLAVTDGAGNVVEVTTTVEGPFGSGLTVDGMILNNQLTDFDIVPVKDGYLVANRVEGGKRPRSSMAPTMVFGPDGKVRLAVGAAGGSTIIAQVAKAIVGVVDWKLSAQDAIGLGLLYAPGKTATAEQGTQFDAMLPALRALGEDVRAAPMGLKANAIERVDGRWVGAADPRSEGVAMDQDGTVTVIQRVGAKPNRPSE